In Synergistaceae bacterium DZ-S4, a single window of DNA contains:
- a CDS encoding ATP-binding protein, translating to MLDNNTISKLHEMRLSVMAQSFDEQIKNGYFAEMSFEERFGMLVDSEWSARKSNRLTRLIQKANYSIPGACIENIEYHPDRKLDKTQIVRLSTCAYIEENHNLCFL from the coding sequence ATGCTGGATAACAATACTATATCCAAGCTGCATGAGATGAGGCTTTCTGTAATGGCCCAGTCTTTTGACGAACAGATCAAAAACGGATATTTTGCGGAAATGTCATTTGAAGAGCGCTTCGGCATGCTTGTGGATTCAGAATGGTCAGCACGAAAGAGCAACCGTTTGACCCGGCTGATACAGAAAGCTAATTATTCGATTCCTGGTGCCTGCATAGAAAATATCGAATACCATCCTGACAGGAAACTGGATAAGACCCAGATAGTAAGGCTATCTACCTGCGCATACATTGAGGAAAATCATAATCTGTGTTTCTTGTAA
- the istA gene encoding IS21 family transposase, translating into MCRSDPRVVYQSTQFNKYYRDYVIKNNATMHLDHKPGEIMEVDWAGQNVCITDTDTGASIKSYVFVAVLPYSGYAYVEAFISQNQESWTTAHVNAYKYFGGVTRILRPDNLKTGVTSVSKSETIINRTYLELAEHYGTAVIPARPRAPRDKATVECSVGIISTWILASLRNVQFLSLHELNEAIAAKLVEFNNKPFQKKEGSRAAAFSEEKIFLLPLPPHPYELATWKIATVQYNYHISTDHHNYSVPYEYIKRKVDVRLTKNMVEIFFEGNRIASHRRLYGHINQYSTNEGHMPPNHKNYVSWDSERFIRWAEKIGENTAAVIRLLLSRYRIEQQGYKSCMAMLKLADKYSAIRLEASCEKALSFTSCPSLKNIQAILISGQDKLTQETDKNEDAAKQKTEQYGFTRGAGYYRRNG; encoded by the coding sequence ATGTGTAGGTCTGACCCCAGGGTGGTTTATCAGTCGACACAGTTCAACAAATATTACCGTGACTATGTCATTAAAAACAACGCAACCATGCATCTGGACCACAAGCCGGGAGAGATAATGGAGGTCGACTGGGCCGGTCAGAATGTTTGCATAACGGATACCGACACCGGCGCGTCCATAAAATCTTATGTCTTTGTGGCAGTGCTGCCGTACAGCGGTTATGCATATGTCGAAGCTTTCATCTCCCAGAATCAGGAAAGCTGGACCACCGCACACGTCAATGCCTATAAATATTTCGGTGGAGTAACACGCATCCTCAGGCCGGACAACCTTAAAACCGGTGTAACAAGTGTATCTAAAAGCGAGACCATAATTAACAGGACATATCTTGAGCTTGCAGAACACTATGGGACCGCGGTTATACCTGCCCGCCCAAGGGCTCCGCGGGACAAGGCCACAGTTGAATGTTCTGTCGGGATCATCTCAACATGGATACTTGCCTCTCTGCGTAACGTCCAGTTTCTCTCCCTGCATGAACTAAACGAGGCAATAGCAGCCAAACTCGTTGAATTTAACAACAAACCCTTCCAGAAGAAAGAAGGCAGCAGGGCAGCCGCATTCTCCGAAGAAAAGATATTCCTGCTGCCTCTGCCGCCGCACCCATATGAACTTGCGACCTGGAAAATAGCCACCGTACAGTATAACTACCATATCAGCACAGACCACCACAACTACTCCGTACCGTACGAGTACATCAAACGTAAAGTGGACGTGCGCCTTACGAAGAATATGGTCGAGATATTCTTCGAGGGAAACCGTATAGCGTCCCATCGCAGGTTATATGGTCATATCAACCAATATAGCACCAATGAAGGGCATATGCCGCCTAATCATAAGAATTACGTCTCCTGGGATTCGGAACGCTTCATCAGGTGGGCTGAGAAGATAGGTGAGAACACAGCTGCCGTGATCCGTCTGCTGTTAAGCAGATACAGGATAGAACAGCAGGGATACAAGTCATGCATGGCTATGCTCAAACTTGCGGATAAATATTCAGCCATACGCCTTGAGGCATCATGTGAGAAGGCACTGTCATTTACTTCCTGCCCCAGCCTTAAGAACATACAGGCCATCCTTATATCAGGTCAGGATAAACTTACGCAGGAGACGGACAAGAATGAGGATGCGGCAAAACAAAAGACAGAGCAGTACGGCTTTACGCGCGGAGCAGGGTACTACAGGAGGAATGGATGA
- a CDS encoding Eco57I restriction-modification methylase domain-containing protein translates to MSSTGKSLLIELKASDALIDFDEYLSKIRTYLPSLNEDDTWIRSGIHVGEKYKKHISSFRLFGSQAPKIGRARIEVLLVKTQIGVSISDAAPHCADFIMDHLTRTGTDAAFVALVPSTGEGWRTFFVKSPLHDTVDIPEDILTHTCSGALKIHIKKACGLSDAALDGYFSFGYALFDDTVIRAKAKEIDKTLRYLKFCDIASGSGQMLHAMAGLVAKLRSGLNKYLGSHADRTEKNFTEQFLTGSLYASDYDAGALEILKTMLRMQTEKKIDDRRFVWGNILTEDLFEGMLFDVIATNPPHMKQDEFSFIKEKLEKYASFSHNTDLYCYYAEKAFGLATENGGVGVLMSNRWMRSGYGVGLRHFMSQKNITEIVDYANIPPVKGISTPLSIVVGSNGAPSEDVSVTVVEDADHENISLYVEEQSATQTISALSDEGWVFDAEDTAALMNKITDMGIPLEEYVEGHIYRGILTGLNEAFAPDRATAEKIIEKDPNSSKILRPFLSGRNVKRYAIPTIKKYLVFLPKGITDKMRGDMGPEEWLCSQYPAIAEHLAQYEEKASKRRDKGDYWWELRSCRYYENFEKTKIICPTIVKRISATIDTNGLFSNDKTSIIASGDFYLLGLLNSSLMDFYMRRICTELLNEHYEVKPANLSVLPIKKISPTNSFHVNLKTEIENGAMALSKLCSVPEKERSDKINADIREAERAVNRAVARLYRLTPAEISLIDNY, encoded by the coding sequence ATGTCCAGTACCGGCAAGTCCCTACTTATCGAACTCAAGGCTTCAGACGCGCTGATCGACTTCGATGAATACCTCTCGAAGATCCGGACTTACCTGCCCTCTTTGAATGAGGACGATACCTGGATCCGCTCAGGCATTCATGTCGGGGAAAAATATAAAAAGCACATATCCTCCTTCCGTCTTTTTGGAAGCCAGGCTCCGAAGATCGGACGGGCCCGGATCGAAGTCCTTCTGGTCAAGACACAGATAGGAGTATCGATCTCTGACGCCGCGCCTCACTGTGCTGACTTTATCATGGATCACCTCACACGGACCGGCACAGACGCTGCTTTCGTAGCTCTTGTTCCCTCCACGGGAGAGGGCTGGCGTACTTTTTTTGTAAAATCACCTCTCCACGACACTGTTGACATCCCCGAAGACATTCTGACCCACACCTGTTCGGGAGCTCTCAAGATACATATAAAGAAGGCATGTGGACTCAGCGATGCGGCCCTTGACGGCTATTTCTCCTTCGGGTATGCCCTTTTCGACGATACTGTCATAAGGGCAAAGGCTAAAGAGATAGACAAAACACTGCGATATCTCAAATTCTGTGATATTGCCTCGGGATCGGGACAGATGCTTCATGCAATGGCCGGGCTTGTCGCAAAGCTTCGCTCAGGTCTCAACAAATACCTCGGCAGCCATGCGGACAGGACCGAAAAAAACTTTACGGAGCAGTTCCTTACGGGCTCCCTTTACGCCTCTGATTACGATGCAGGAGCCCTTGAAATACTAAAGACCATGCTCAGGATGCAAACAGAGAAAAAGATAGACGACAGAAGGTTCGTCTGGGGCAACATCCTGACAGAAGACCTCTTTGAAGGCATGCTCTTTGACGTCATCGCGACAAACCCGCCCCACATGAAGCAGGATGAGTTCTCATTTATAAAAGAAAAGCTGGAGAAATACGCTTCTTTCTCACACAACACAGACCTCTACTGCTACTACGCAGAAAAAGCTTTCGGACTCGCCACTGAGAACGGCGGGGTCGGTGTACTCATGTCAAACAGATGGATGCGCTCAGGATACGGAGTCGGCCTTCGTCACTTTATGTCCCAGAAAAACATTACCGAGATCGTCGACTACGCAAACATACCCCCTGTAAAGGGCATCTCTACCCCGCTCTCGATAGTTGTAGGCTCAAACGGCGCTCCCTCCGAAGACGTCAGTGTTACAGTTGTAGAGGACGCGGACCACGAAAACATATCCCTCTATGTAGAAGAGCAGTCTGCAACGCAGACCATTTCAGCACTGAGCGATGAGGGATGGGTCTTCGACGCCGAGGATACAGCGGCGCTAATGAACAAGATAACCGATATGGGAATACCTCTTGAGGAATACGTTGAAGGACATATCTACCGCGGGATACTCACCGGTCTCAACGAGGCATTCGCCCCTGACAGGGCAACTGCAGAAAAAATTATTGAAAAAGATCCCAACAGCTCAAAGATACTCAGGCCCTTCCTCTCCGGAAGAAACGTAAAAAGGTACGCCATCCCGACCATCAAGAAATATCTGGTCTTCCTTCCCAAGGGAATAACGGACAAGATGAGGGGCGACATGGGACCTGAAGAATGGCTCTGTTCACAATATCCCGCAATAGCAGAACACCTTGCTCAATACGAGGAAAAGGCGTCAAAGCGCAGGGACAAAGGCGACTACTGGTGGGAACTCCGCTCCTGCCGTTACTACGAAAATTTTGAAAAGACAAAAATAATCTGCCCGACAATAGTTAAACGCATATCAGCAACCATAGACACAAACGGCCTCTTCTCCAACGACAAGACCAGCATAATAGCCTCAGGCGACTTCTACCTCCTAGGTCTCCTGAACTCAAGCCTCATGGACTTCTACATGAGAAGGATCTGCACAGAGCTGCTGAACGAGCACTACGAGGTAAAGCCCGCAAACCTGTCTGTCCTCCCGATAAAGAAGATCAGCCCGACCAACAGCTTCCACGTCAACCTGAAGACCGAGATCGAAAACGGAGCAATGGCCCTGTCGAAGCTGTGCTCGGTACCCGAAAAAGAAAGAAGCGATAAAATCAACGCGGATATCCGAGAAGCCGAGCGTGCTGTTAACAGAGCGGTGGCAAGACTGTATAGACTAACACCGGCGGAGATCAGCCTCATTGATAACTACTAG
- a CDS encoding type II toxin-antitoxin system RelE/ParE family toxin, translated as MAEDQCKVIYSLSFVTWLNSLSADDRTSIVAFIRLIREHGVALAGSYSKPVKGSKIHSLRELRKVLNGRKIRILYAFDPLRRAIMLTGGDKTNDKRWYEKNIAIAEREWSIWLKIDSK; from the coding sequence ATGGCTGAAGATCAATGCAAGGTCATTTATTCTTTAAGTTTTGTAACATGGCTTAATTCTTTATCTGCTGATGATCGAACCAGTATAGTCGCGTTTATCCGATTAATAAGGGAGCATGGAGTGGCTCTTGCCGGTTCATATTCAAAACCGGTAAAGGGTTCGAAAATTCATAGTTTACGTGAACTCAGAAAAGTATTAAATGGCAGGAAAATTCGGATCCTATACGCTTTCGACCCGCTGCGGCGCGCAATTATGCTGACAGGCGGAGATAAGACTAACGACAAGCGGTGGTATGAAAAAAACATCGCGATAGCTGAGAGAGAATGGAGCATATGGTTAAAGATAGATTCCAAATAG
- a CDS encoding helix-turn-helix domain-containing protein yields the protein METVLMDKKHIFTDDRSLKMPEGFISSDEYEEKLAEEEQTTIQEKAREMYTELKLEQLRRQFRVSQKELAGKMQITQSQVSKIENNQNLEIRTLRRFLNNLGLEMVIYAKKEDGALIPITKHK from the coding sequence ATGGAAACAGTATTGATGGATAAAAAGCATATATTTACTGATGATAGATCCTTAAAAATGCCTGAAGGATTTATCTCTTCAGATGAATATGAAGAAAAGCTTGCTGAGGAAGAACAGACAACAATTCAAGAAAAAGCAAGAGAAATGTATACAGAACTCAAGCTTGAGCAACTGCGCAGGCAATTTAGAGTTTCTCAGAAAGAACTTGCAGGAAAAATGCAGATAACACAGTCTCAAGTTTCAAAAATTGAAAATAATCAAAATTTAGAAATAAGGACATTAAGACGATTTCTCAACAATTTAGGGCTTGAGATGGTCATTTATGCAAAAAAAGAAGATGGGGCCTTGATACCGATAACAAAACATAAATAG
- a CDS encoding acyl-CoA dehydratase activase, with the protein MPHLHMGLDIGSTTAKAVLLDDRDRLVHSRYCRHFSDVRSAVCDIFNEVRQSIKNSRITLAIAGSGGIGVAEEMKLPFTQELIACSASVSRFIPEANVCIELGGEDAKLTYFDPNGADQRMNETCAGGTGAFLDHMAMLMGTDPAGLNELASKHRMIYPIASRCGVFAKTDVQSLMKEGAERADIAASIFQAVVNQTISGLACGRRIVGNVAFLGGPLYFLPELRKRFSETLRLLPGQTISPENSHLFVALGAALLGKKNDVVSISELDRRSAVYSLPLSMDGVPGLPPLFRDGEERREFGERHRRSGTPRKEIASASGPAYLGIDVGSTTTKAVLTDGDGRILFSDYRMQGGSEPLRTVSEMLKELYSRMPESLFIKSSCVTGYGEKLIQTAFGVDMGEIETVAHTRAAGKIDPDVEFIIDIGGQDMKCLKTEKGTIRQIFLNEACSSGCGSFLQNFAESLGMDMDEFVSCAERSRSPVDLGTRCTVFMNSKVRQAQKEGSSIEDISAGLVYSVVRNALYKVLKIKSADEIGDHIVVQGGTFKNDALLRAFEIVTGHSVLRPDIPEFMGAYGAALISKDREGTCNSSIITREQLMMFGSETETKRCQGCGNSCLLTVTSFSGGRRHVTGNMCSNGETEGTAARELPPNLYAAKYKRLFEHYVPLSSEDAPRGTLGIPRVLNIYEDYPFWFTLFTELGFRVELSSPRPDESLAIDTVPSQTLCFPAKLAHRHLQELVVRGVKLIFYPGVQKEAREYRDADNCFNCPVVAGYPDVAGLNVDGLSSGDVRYIHSFFSVDAPDKIAGQVAKEFARDGVVPVEAAEAVKKAYAAQAEFKSDVEEMGDRAVRHVNAKGITGIVLAGHPYHLDPVVNHGIPELINGHNVAVLTEDSVAGRSRGMETGADLKVIDQWVFHSRLYRAASAVARDPELRRFELVQLNSFGCGLDAISADQTAGLLEREGRMHTLLKIDESKNNGAVRIRIRSLLAAVRTKQMPQEAPCGAVISGSRRRTVSAGKRTILCPPLSQYHFQFLEPIMRAEGHDFRVLPEGGRESVELGLRYVNNDACYPAMIVVGQFLNALKSGLYDPKNTDCFYAQTGGSCRASNYVPLLRKALDEAGLKEVRVLTVNSQCRNSVAFRLSPRVMYRSAKAMVYGDLLMRLLLRTRPYELNRGDAEALYDKWSSKYRKTITSGRGPDHASFIRDTAADFNALPVSGTEKPRVGIVGEILVKYHSGANDRLVNLIEASGGEAVLTDIASFLLYCLFDPVFRYRELSGSLRSAIAGRGAIAALELLRRPVRKALEGTRFGTLHNIYSLADKASSVVSCANQAGEGWLLTAEMISLIEGGVKKVICVQPFACLPNHITGKGVIKELRRRYAGSSILALDYDPGTSSVNQMNRIRLLMS; encoded by the coding sequence ATGCCGCATCTTCACATGGGGCTGGATATCGGTTCAACAACGGCGAAAGCTGTACTGCTGGATGATAGGGACAGACTCGTTCACAGCAGGTACTGCAGGCATTTTTCCGATGTCCGCTCGGCAGTCTGTGATATTTTTAACGAAGTTAGGCAGTCTATAAAAAATTCAAGGATAACGCTTGCGATAGCCGGATCCGGAGGGATCGGGGTAGCAGAGGAGATGAAGCTCCCGTTCACGCAGGAGCTTATTGCATGTTCCGCATCGGTCAGCAGGTTCATCCCGGAGGCAAATGTATGCATTGAGCTTGGCGGTGAGGATGCCAAGCTTACATATTTCGATCCCAACGGCGCCGACCAGAGGATGAACGAGACTTGCGCCGGAGGGACCGGGGCCTTTCTTGATCACATGGCGATGCTCATGGGAACGGACCCGGCAGGGCTGAACGAGCTTGCGTCAAAACACAGGATGATATATCCGATCGCGTCGCGTTGCGGGGTCTTCGCCAAGACCGACGTTCAGTCCCTGATGAAGGAGGGGGCCGAGAGGGCGGACATAGCGGCATCGATATTCCAGGCCGTAGTGAACCAGACGATAAGCGGACTGGCCTGCGGGAGAAGGATCGTCGGAAATGTCGCATTTCTCGGAGGGCCGCTTTATTTCCTTCCGGAGCTGAGAAAGAGATTTTCCGAGACTCTCAGGCTTCTGCCCGGCCAGACGATATCGCCCGAAAACTCACACCTCTTTGTAGCCCTCGGTGCGGCGCTCCTTGGGAAGAAGAATGACGTGGTGAGCATATCAGAACTCGACAGAAGGTCGGCCGTCTACTCGCTTCCGCTCAGCATGGACGGCGTTCCGGGGCTGCCTCCTCTTTTCCGTGACGGGGAAGAGAGGAGGGAGTTTGGTGAAAGGCACAGAAGGTCGGGAACACCGCGAAAAGAGATAGCCTCGGCATCGGGGCCGGCCTATCTTGGCATAGATGTGGGGTCGACGACGACAAAGGCTGTTCTGACAGACGGAGACGGCAGGATCCTCTTCTCCGACTACAGGATGCAGGGCGGAAGCGAACCGCTGCGTACAGTCAGTGAGATGCTGAAGGAACTCTATTCACGGATGCCGGAAAGTCTCTTCATAAAGAGCAGCTGTGTGACAGGGTACGGGGAAAAGCTTATCCAGACCGCTTTCGGGGTAGACATGGGAGAGATAGAAACTGTCGCCCATACCAGAGCCGCCGGAAAGATCGATCCCGATGTGGAATTCATCATCGACATCGGCGGACAGGACATGAAGTGCCTGAAGACGGAAAAGGGGACGATAAGGCAGATATTCCTGAACGAAGCCTGCTCATCGGGCTGCGGCTCTTTCCTGCAGAACTTCGCTGAGTCCCTCGGGATGGATATGGATGAGTTCGTATCCTGTGCTGAGAGGTCCCGTTCGCCCGTAGATCTGGGTACGAGATGCACGGTATTCATGAACTCCAAGGTGAGGCAGGCCCAGAAAGAGGGCTCGTCGATCGAGGACATTTCCGCCGGACTTGTATATTCCGTCGTCCGGAACGCGCTCTACAAGGTGCTGAAGATAAAGAGCGCGGATGAGATCGGGGATCATATCGTCGTTCAGGGCGGAACTTTTAAAAACGACGCGCTGCTCAGGGCGTTTGAGATAGTTACCGGCCACAGTGTGCTCAGGCCGGATATCCCGGAGTTCATGGGCGCTTACGGAGCGGCCCTGATATCAAAGGACCGCGAAGGCACCTGCAACAGCTCGATAATCACAAGGGAGCAGCTCATGATGTTCGGATCTGAAACAGAGACGAAACGCTGTCAGGGGTGCGGCAACAGCTGCCTGCTGACAGTTACTTCCTTCAGCGGAGGACGGAGGCACGTTACAGGAAATATGTGCTCCAACGGAGAGACCGAGGGGACTGCGGCGCGGGAGCTTCCTCCGAACCTCTATGCCGCGAAGTACAAAAGGCTCTTTGAACACTATGTTCCCCTCAGTTCTGAAGACGCCCCTAGGGGAACCCTGGGGATCCCGAGGGTGCTGAACATCTACGAAGATTATCCTTTCTGGTTCACACTCTTCACCGAGCTGGGGTTCAGGGTGGAACTTTCCTCTCCGCGTCCTGACGAGAGCCTGGCTATTGACACTGTACCGTCGCAGACGCTATGCTTTCCTGCAAAACTGGCGCACCGCCACCTCCAGGAGCTGGTCGTCAGGGGAGTGAAACTCATCTTTTATCCCGGCGTACAGAAGGAAGCGAGAGAGTACAGGGATGCCGACAACTGCTTCAACTGCCCCGTAGTGGCCGGGTATCCTGATGTGGCGGGGCTGAACGTGGACGGACTGAGCTCGGGAGATGTGCGTTACATCCACTCTTTCTTTTCTGTCGATGCGCCTGATAAGATCGCGGGACAGGTGGCGAAGGAGTTCGCCCGGGACGGGGTAGTCCCTGTAGAGGCGGCAGAGGCTGTTAAAAAGGCATACGCGGCACAGGCTGAGTTCAAAAGTGATGTAGAAGAGATGGGAGACCGGGCGGTAAGGCATGTAAACGCTAAAGGAATAACGGGGATAGTTCTCGCAGGCCATCCTTACCACCTTGATCCCGTCGTCAACCACGGCATCCCGGAATTGATAAACGGTCATAACGTAGCTGTGCTGACTGAGGATTCGGTCGCCGGAAGGTCAAGGGGCATGGAGACGGGCGCGGATCTGAAAGTGATCGACCAGTGGGTCTTCCACTCCCGCCTCTACAGGGCAGCCAGCGCTGTCGCCAGGGATCCTGAGCTCCGCAGGTTTGAGCTGGTCCAGCTCAATTCCTTCGGATGCGGACTGGATGCGATAAGCGCGGACCAGACTGCCGGGCTTCTGGAAAGGGAGGGGAGGATGCATACCCTTCTTAAGATAGACGAGAGCAAGAACAACGGTGCCGTAAGGATCAGGATACGATCTCTTCTCGCAGCTGTCCGGACAAAGCAGATGCCTCAGGAAGCCCCGTGCGGTGCCGTAATCTCAGGATCAAGGAGGCGTACAGTTTCTGCCGGCAAAAGGACGATACTCTGTCCGCCGCTCTCGCAGTATCACTTCCAGTTTCTTGAGCCGATAATGAGGGCGGAGGGCCATGACTTCAGGGTACTGCCCGAAGGAGGCAGGGAGTCGGTCGAGCTGGGGCTCCGATATGTGAACAACGATGCCTGTTACCCGGCCATGATCGTTGTTGGACAGTTTCTCAACGCGCTGAAGAGCGGCCTGTACGATCCGAAAAATACGGACTGCTTCTATGCCCAGACTGGAGGATCCTGCAGGGCCAGCAATTACGTGCCCCTTCTCAGGAAGGCCCTCGACGAGGCGGGGCTTAAAGAGGTCAGGGTCCTGACGGTCAACTCACAATGCAGGAACTCAGTCGCTTTCCGCCTCTCCCCAAGGGTGATGTACCGCTCTGCCAAAGCCATGGTCTACGGCGACCTTCTTATGAGGCTGCTTCTGAGGACAAGGCCTTATGAACTGAACAGGGGCGACGCAGAGGCACTCTATGACAAATGGTCTTCAAAATACAGAAAGACGATAACGAGCGGACGCGGTCCGGATCATGCCTCGTTCATCAGGGATACTGCAGCGGATTTCAACGCGTTGCCCGTTTCCGGGACGGAAAAGCCGAGGGTCGGGATAGTTGGGGAGATACTGGTCAAGTATCACTCGGGAGCAAACGACAGGCTTGTGAACCTGATAGAGGCCAGCGGAGGAGAAGCAGTGCTTACCGATATCGCATCCTTCCTTCTCTACTGTCTCTTTGATCCGGTATTCAGGTACAGGGAGCTCTCCGGCAGCCTCCGCTCAGCCATAGCCGGACGGGGCGCCATAGCTGCACTCGAACTTCTGCGCAGGCCCGTCAGAAAGGCTCTTGAGGGGACGCGCTTCGGTACGCTGCATAACATTTATTCTCTCGCGGACAAAGCCTCCTCGGTAGTTTCCTGTGCCAACCAGGCAGGTGAGGGGTGGCTGCTTACGGCTGAAATGATCTCGCTGATAGAGGGCGGAGTGAAGAAGGTGATATGTGTCCAGCCCTTTGCATGCCTTCCCAACCACATTACGGGGAAGGGAGTGATAAAGGAGCTGAGAAGACGCTATGCTGGGTCAAGCATACTCGCGCTCGACTATGATCCGGGCACGAGCTCCGTCAACCAGATGAACAGGATCCGGCTGCTTATGTCCTGA
- a CDS encoding MurR/RpiR family transcriptional regulator has product MGWRNVENNLGSLPPAQRKIAEYMLKNKLESIFLTALQLGKNAGSSEASVIRMASNLGFSSFPDFIKSLQEEAKDQLSTLGRLQTHKLQPQTGGLIARVINSDLEQAKESLSTVDDETIKKLAAKICASDAIYIVGLRSTRTLAVYMEYYLSWFFTNVQLPTTDTMGNHLVAAPHNSIVIGISYPRYTRQTVECITLAKKRKFFTAAITDSPFSPLAKAADMCIVSPCAHIAHIDSLLIPIGLINTLLIQVAEQLGPKALKRLEELERNWTDSSVYC; this is encoded by the coding sequence ATGGGCTGGAGAAACGTTGAAAACAACCTGGGCAGTCTTCCGCCTGCACAGAGAAAAATTGCGGAGTACATGCTTAAGAACAAACTGGAATCGATCTTCCTGACCGCGCTACAGCTCGGCAAAAACGCCGGATCCAGCGAAGCCTCGGTTATAAGGATGGCCTCTAACCTGGGCTTCTCAAGTTTTCCGGATTTCATAAAGTCCCTGCAGGAAGAGGCAAAGGACCAGCTTTCCACACTCGGACGCCTTCAGACGCACAAGCTGCAGCCACAGACAGGAGGGCTCATAGCGAGAGTCATCAACAGCGACCTGGAACAGGCGAAGGAATCGCTTTCCACAGTCGACGACGAAACGATCAAAAAGCTTGCGGCAAAAATATGTGCCTCGGATGCGATCTACATAGTCGGCCTCCGAAGCACGAGAACTCTTGCTGTGTATATGGAATACTACCTCTCCTGGTTCTTCACCAACGTCCAGCTTCCGACGACCGACACGATGGGCAACCACCTTGTTGCGGCCCCCCATAACAGCATCGTCATAGGGATCAGCTATCCGCGTTACACAAGGCAGACTGTGGAATGCATAACACTCGCGAAAAAGAGAAAATTCTTTACCGCCGCGATCACCGACTCGCCGTTCAGTCCGCTGGCGAAGGCAGCAGACATGTGCATCGTCTCGCCCTGCGCCCACATAGCCCACATCGACTCGCTCCTCATCCCGATCGGTCTTATCAACACCCTGCTCATACAGGTCGCCGAGCAGCTGGGGCCTAAGGCGCTTAAAAGGCTCGAGGAACTGGAGAGGAACTGGACGGACAGCTCAGTCTACTGTTAA